From Candidatus Komeilibacteria bacterium CG_4_10_14_0_2_um_filter_37_10, a single genomic window includes:
- a CDS encoding cation-transporting ATPase gives MIIWQKFINYSTAEALQEAKTDSVNGLTEEEVLKRVNHYGLNVLAHESVMWWHILWRQFKSPFIYLLLAAIILSIILGENIEGLMILLFIIINVSLGFYQEYKSEKTLQILRQYVRSSAKVIRQGKEIIVPSENLTPGDIVIVATGDRILADVRFLETHNLTIDESILTGESVSIKKDSEQIREEIKELYQATNIGFSGTSIVSGGAKAVVIAIGAQTVMGDIAKLTAETKKVSNFEKGIARFSSFILRLIILTLAVVFAANLLFNRENQDLISLIIFSIALAVSVIPEALPVVTTFSLAHGARQLAKNRVVVKRLSAIEDLGGIEILCTDKTGTLTENKLTIAELFSTSDSKTILYANLAADAIAGDRLEPFDIAVAQGLSEEEKVIYSSYERVGELPFDPNWKRNAVLVKKDEQYEMIVRGAPEVIADQSENLTTEKRTKLNEWLVQQGTCGCRVLAIASKKLPKQKMDKLVDGLEKEVKGFTFLGAISFVDPIKESTYAVARKAQELGVKMVILTGDGPEVAGAVAQQIGLITKSTDVLVAADLLAMNAGEQRKAIERYQVFARVAPEQKHLIITLLQEKWAVGFLGEGINDTPALKAAGVSIVVQSAADVSREAADIILLEKDLQAVLNGIEEGRKVFANTVKYIKATLISNFGNFYAVAISTLFIDFLPMLPIQILLLNLLSDFPMIAISTDAVDPDELKKPKQYNVKDITFIAMMLGIVSTIFDFMFFALFYRISPETLQTNWFIGSILTELLLIYSVRTNKFMFKAKPASALLSWLTVVAIIVTIALPFTIFGQEFFHFRQPEVKHLLWIFGLVIAYLISTETVKNMYNRLLLRTEKNKSVAI, from the coding sequence ATGATAATTTGGCAAAAATTTATAAATTATTCAACAGCAGAAGCTTTACAAGAAGCAAAAACAGATTCAGTAAACGGCTTAACCGAAGAAGAGGTTTTGAAAAGAGTGAACCACTATGGATTAAATGTGCTGGCCCATGAGAGTGTTATGTGGTGGCATATTCTCTGGCGTCAATTTAAGTCCCCGTTCATTTATTTATTACTAGCTGCTATTATCTTATCAATTATTTTAGGTGAAAACATTGAAGGACTAATGATCTTGTTGTTTATCATCATCAATGTTTCTTTGGGCTTTTACCAGGAGTATAAGTCGGAAAAAACATTACAAATTTTACGACAGTATGTTCGTTCCTCAGCCAAGGTCATTCGTCAGGGCAAAGAAATAATAGTACCATCAGAGAATCTAACTCCTGGTGATATTGTTATCGTAGCAACTGGCGATAGGATTTTAGCCGATGTGCGATTTTTGGAAACACACAATTTAACGATTGACGAATCAATATTGACCGGTGAGTCAGTTAGTATTAAAAAAGACAGTGAACAGATTAGGGAAGAAATTAAAGAGCTCTATCAGGCAACCAACATTGGTTTTTCTGGCACCAGCATTGTCAGCGGCGGAGCCAAGGCAGTGGTTATAGCTATTGGTGCCCAAACCGTGATGGGTGATATTGCTAAGCTGACTGCCGAAACGAAAAAAGTGAGTAATTTTGAAAAAGGCATTGCTCGGTTTAGCTCATTTATTTTGAGATTAATTATTTTAACATTAGCGGTAGTTTTTGCGGCCAACCTTTTATTTAATAGAGAGAATCAAGACCTCATTAGTTTGATCATTTTTTCTATCGCGCTAGCTGTCAGCGTTATTCCCGAGGCTCTGCCAGTAGTAACTACTTTTTCTTTAGCGCACGGTGCCAGACAATTAGCGAAAAATAGAGTAGTAGTCAAAAGATTATCAGCGATTGAAGATTTGGGCGGTATTGAAATATTATGTACTGATAAAACAGGCACTTTAACGGAAAATAAATTAACCATCGCGGAATTATTCTCTACTTCAGATAGTAAAACTATTTTATATGCCAATTTAGCAGCTGATGCTATTGCGGGTGATAGGCTAGAGCCATTTGATATTGCCGTCGCCCAAGGATTGTCAGAGGAGGAGAAAGTTATTTATTCTAGTTATGAGCGTGTCGGGGAATTACCTTTTGATCCCAATTGGAAGCGCAATGCCGTTTTGGTTAAAAAAGACGAGCAATATGAAATGATTGTCCGCGGTGCACCAGAAGTCATTGCTGATCAGTCAGAAAATTTAACGACAGAAAAAAGAACTAAATTAAATGAATGGTTGGTCCAGCAAGGCACTTGTGGTTGTCGAGTTTTAGCAATCGCTAGCAAAAAACTCCCAAAACAAAAAATGGATAAACTGGTGGATGGATTAGAAAAGGAAGTTAAGGGCTTTACTTTTTTGGGTGCTATTTCTTTTGTTGATCCGATTAAAGAAAGTACTTATGCTGTTGCTCGCAAAGCCCAAGAATTAGGGGTGAAGATGGTTATTTTAACTGGTGACGGTCCGGAAGTGGCTGGTGCGGTGGCGCAGCAAATTGGTTTGATAACAAAAAGCACCGATGTTTTGGTGGCGGCTGATTTGCTAGCCATGAATGCCGGGGAACAAAGGAAAGCCATTGAACGATATCAGGTCTTTGCTCGAGTGGCACCAGAACAAAAGCATTTAATAATTACGCTTTTACAAGAGAAGTGGGCAGTTGGTTTTTTGGGGGAAGGAATTAATGATACGCCGGCTTTGAAAGCAGCTGGCGTTTCGATTGTCGTGCAGTCAGCCGCTGACGTTTCGCGGGAGGCGGCAGATATTATTTTATTGGAAAAAGATTTGCAGGCTGTTCTTAATGGTATTGAGGAGGGACGCAAAGTATTTGCTAATACCGTAAAGTATATTAAAGCGACATTGATTTCTAATTTTGGTAATTTTTATGCCGTGGCTATCTCGACATTATTTATTGATTTTTTGCCCATGTTGCCCATTCAGATTTTGCTTTTGAATTTGCTATCCGATTTCCCGATGATTGCTATTTCTACTGATGCCGTTGATCCTGACGAGTTAAAAAAACCCAAACAGTATAATGTTAAAGACATTACTTTTATCGCTATGATGCTGGGTATTGTCAGTACTATTTTTGATTTTATGTTTTTTGCTTTATTTTATCGGATCTCACCAGAGACCTTACAAACCAATTGGTTTATTGGCAGCATCTTAACGGAATTGCTTTTAATTTATTCGGTACGTACCAATAAATTTATGTTTAAAGCTAAACCCGCGTCGGCATTACTGAGCTGGTTAACGGTAGTAGCTATTATCGTAACGATCGCTTTGCCATTTACTATTTTTGGCCAAGAATTTTTCCATTTCCGACAGCCAGAGGTTAAACATTTG